AAATGCTGCGGCTTCAAGAAGAAGAACGCCGTATTGCTGACACCCAGAAATTTCTCGTTCTCGAAAAAATGATTCGCGGCGTTTATTTCTTGGTGGGAGCGCTTCAAGTTCTCTTGATCCTGCGATTCAGTTTATGCCTTTTGGGGGCTAATCCCGATAATCAAGTTGCTCTGGTTTTGTATAAGTTATCGAGTCCTTTTTATGCTCCCTTTTCCAATTTGTTTGGCAATCCAGAATGCGCTGCGGGCAGACCTGTTTTTGATGTGAATCTTATTGTTGCGCTGGTGGTCTATGCGGTGTTAGCTTGGCTGTTTGCGAAGTTATTACGGGTCTTTTGGAGCTAAAACTTTACTAAGGTTTACTAAAGCGGATGGCATTTAACCAGTCTTGAATTTCGCCTGCTAACCAGTGGAGTTCGTATTCGCTGAGATATTGCCCGAAAAGGAACTGGCGATCGCGTTGAGCGGCAAAAAAGAGGATTTTGCGTTTTGTTTGGGTAGCAATCGAAATACCGTGATGGGGTTGACCGGTGCGATCGCGCCATTTAGTCAGGTAAACTTCTTCAATCTGCGCTAATTCTCCCCGTTCTACGCGACCTCCAGGGGCATTGTGCCGAATTTCAAAGACATTGCGATTGAAAGAAACTTGCGTTCGCTGAAAATAGGTACTGCCTCGTAATGACAAAATTAGCCAGAGGAGGGCTAGGTAAGGCAGCAAAGAAAAGGGGAGTAGCACCAATCCGACAAGGGCAGAAGCCAAGCCCGTGAAGGATACCAGCGTACAAATCCCCGCGACGGTCAAAATACCCCAGCCCAGGGCCTTCTGAACTTTCTCTTTCGATCGCAACCCTCCTCCCATCGATCTAAAAAGACTGCCAAAGGAGCGTTGGAAGGGTTTGATACATTCAATCTCGAAGCGAGAGGGAATTTCAATCGTTAACTGTTCTGAGGTTTTTAATAGGCGAGATAGTCGCCCGCGTGCGGGTTGAGCGACGCTGGGCGTTACTGTCGATTTGTGCTGCAAGCTCTCTAAGGCTTCTTTGGCGCTACTGAAGCGCTTTTGCGGGGAAGGTTCGGTTAGTTTCTCCAACCAAGCGATGAATCGCTCGTCTGTTCCCGCTGCGAGGCGATCGCGAAATTGAAGGCGAAAGTCATCTTTTGCTAATTCCGACGGTGCAACCCCCGTTAGTAAATGAATCGCTGTCGCCCCTAAAGAGTATAAATCCGAGGCGGGAACCGATTGACCGCCGTACTGTTCTAAGGGCGTATAGCCGTAAGTTCCCACCACCGTAAACGTTGCTGCGGCTGCGGGCGGACGCACTTGCACCGCCCCAAAGTCCAGGAGATAAACGCGATTGTCCTCACCCCAGAGGAGATTGCTCGGTTTGATATCTCGGTGCAAAATGGGCGGATGCAGCCGGTGCAGGTATTGCAAGATTTCTAAAACATCTTCAAGGGTGCGCTGTACTTGTTGGAGGGAAAGCGGTTGACCGCAATCTAATTTTTGTTTGAGGGATTGTCCGGGGATGTATTGCTGTACTAGGGCAAACCAGAGACTGCGATCGTCGAGGGAAAAATAATCGTAATACTTGGGAACGCGAGGATGGTCGAGTTGCTGTAGAATTTGCGCTTCTCGCTCGAAGAGTTTCAACTCATCCCACTGTACCGCTCCACCCAGCGCCAAGAGCTTGACAATGACTTGGATTTGTGTAGTGTTATCTCGGGCTAACCAAGTTTGTCGCGCGGGACTGCTGTTTAATAGCTGTTGGAGGTAGTAGCGATCGTTGAGAAGGGTGTCCGAAGTGAGCATAATTAGCGCTTCGCAGAATTCAAAGTTTACAGTTCGCGCTGCTGGTCTCCCAAGCAATTCATCTTTTTGCATGGTAGCGTAACCCCAATCCGGATAGACAGGGGAGGGGGGATTTCAATTCAAAATTCAAAATTCAAAATTAAAATTCAATAGCGCGGTTGGACAATCCGAGGAAACCTGGTAGTCCCTCGCGCTCGAGATTCAAAAGTGGGTAATGGGGCGCTTCAGCAGGCTTCCCGTTTACAATTGCCGCAAATATTCAAGCAGATCGGCCATTTCTTGCGGCTTCGGTTGAAACATTGGCATCGGAGGAGTTTCACCGCTAATGACTTGGTGGATTAAGCTTAATTCGGATCGGCGCTGGGCAACATGGTGCAGGCTGGGTCCGACTAACCCCTTACCCTCTAGTCCGTGACAAGCTGCGCAATTGATCTCAAAGATGGCGCGACCTCGGTCGGGATTGCTTTGTGAGGTTAGAACGCTGTGGATATACGGATCCGAGGCGCGATACCAATGGAGGGCTGCGTAACCCAGCGCGATCGCGGCACAGATGGCAGCGATCGCGAGGATTGACCGCTGGATGCTGGTTTTTGAATGGACGGATGGGTTATCCACAAGAGATTAGAAAAATGTTTCTTTAAGTTAAGCTGGCTAGAGCTATCGCCTTGACGCGCCCCAGCCCATCGGCCCCGACGGATAACCGGGAAGAAGGCAGGTTTTAAAGTATTTCGTTTAATAAACATAGCTTAAGATTTATAGATATACGAATCAAGGTGCAAGCCGATAGATCCTAAAGCGGATAAGATTTCAAGCCGCTTGTACAGTACGATGAGAAAACAGAAATTTAAGATAGAGCCTTAAAGGAGTGCTGAAATGATCGAACCTTTATTGTTGGGCATTGTTGCCGGTCTTGTCCCCATTACTTTAGCGGGACTGTTCGTTGCGGCTTATCTTCAGTACAAGCGCATCGAAGAACCGAGACTGTAGGCAAGTTAGCATCGCGCTGCCTTTGACTCTCAACACTGCCCCTTTTCCAATGGAGAAAGGGGCGAATTGTTATTGAGCAATTTGATAAAAAGCGATCGCGGTATTTCCGTAGACTTTGTGACGAACCCGTTCGAGTCCGGCAATCTCTACCGCCTTCCAAAGCTTGGGATCGTGTTCGATGGCGAGTTCTCCCGTATCGCAGAGCAATTGCAAACGCGCGATCGCACAGGGAACCGCTTCGTACAAATCGCTGCGGTAAGGCGGATCGAAATAAATGCGATCGAACTGTTCCCCCGCTAAATCGTTGAGCTTTTGACGGACATCCCCACGCAACACGCCCATTGATTGTCCGGGGCGGATGATGCCTTGCCAATTTTGCCGTATTATGCTAATAGCCCGTCCCGATTGTTCGATGCCCACCACGCGATCGGCCCCGCGACATAGCGCCTCGGCTCCCATCGAACCATTACCCGCACACAAATCCAACCAGCGACAGCCTTCAATATCGCCCTGCCAGATATTAAAAACCGCTTCGCGCACTCGAGCCGAAGTCGGACGAGTCGCTTGTCCGGGTAATGTTTTCAATAAACGATTGCCATAAATTCTCATTGCGCTAATTTAGCATCAGAGGCAGCGAAGAACCCAATAAAATTGTTAAAAAGTTGAGGAAATATCGGCATGAATACAATTTTCTTCGATTCTACCCTTAGCGACGATTTGAGACGGCAACATCTTTACCAAGGACAGCTTTTTGTCTATTCACCTTGTCCCAGCGCGATCGCGATGGTTCAATTTGCCCGAGAACTCATTGAAGAAGCGTTTACACCGCTCGATCCGAGAACAGCACAATATAGCTTACCTGTCGAAGAATATGTCGCTATTTTAGCAAAACTAAAACCCTATTTTATCCACCACCCACAATCAAAACAGTTAATTCAAGGAATACTGAATGAGCTTGGATGCGACTTAAGCAAAACCTATTTTGATGTCCCTAGAATGAGAACGGCTACCAGCGATGGTTATCTCTCCTCCGGCATTGCTTATGCTTTTCATCCCCATCGCGATACCTGGTATTCCGCTCCTCCCTGTCAATTAAACTGGTGGTTTCCGATCTACGATGTAGAGCCAGATAATATTATGGCTTTTCATCCTCCTTATTGGAGTCAAGCGATTCAAAATGGCTCGAAAGATTATAATTACCAGAAATGGAATCAGGAAAGTCGAAAAAATGCCGCACAACATATAAAAACAGATACCCGAAAACAACCCAAACCGGAAGAAGAAATGGACTTAGACTCCCAATTACGAATCGTTACTGCGGTGGGAGGGGTTATTATTTTTTCGGCAGCGCAA
The sequence above is a segment of the Oscillatoria sp. FACHB-1406 genome. Coding sequences within it:
- a CDS encoding YggT family protein, whose translation is MHDDERQEQEIQRELDPQSLAEIQKREEMLRLQEEERRIADTQKFLVLEKMIRGVYFLVGALQVLLILRFSLCLLGANPDNQVALVLYKLSSPFYAPFSNLFGNPECAAGRPVFDVNLIVALVVYAVLAWLFAKLLRVFWS
- a CDS encoding serine/threonine-protein kinase, giving the protein MLTSDTLLNDRYYLQQLLNSSPARQTWLARDNTTQIQVIVKLLALGGAVQWDELKLFEREAQILQQLDHPRVPKYYDYFSLDDRSLWFALVQQYIPGQSLKQKLDCGQPLSLQQVQRTLEDVLEILQYLHRLHPPILHRDIKPSNLLWGEDNRVYLLDFGAVQVRPPAAAATFTVVGTYGYTPLEQYGGQSVPASDLYSLGATAIHLLTGVAPSELAKDDFRLQFRDRLAAGTDERFIAWLEKLTEPSPQKRFSSAKEALESLQHKSTVTPSVAQPARGRLSRLLKTSEQLTIEIPSRFEIECIKPFQRSFGSLFRSMGGGLRSKEKVQKALGWGILTVAGICTLVSFTGLASALVGLVLLPFSLLPYLALLWLILSLRGSTYFQRTQVSFNRNVFEIRHNAPGGRVERGELAQIEEVYLTKWRDRTGQPHHGISIATQTKRKILFFAAQRDRQFLFGQYLSEYELHWLAGEIQDWLNAIRFSKP
- a CDS encoding c-type cytochrome; the protein is MDNPSVHSKTSIQRSILAIAAICAAIALGYAALHWYRASDPYIHSVLTSQSNPDRGRAIFEINCAACHGLEGKGLVGPSLHHVAQRRSELSLIHQVISGETPPMPMFQPKPQEMADLLEYLRQL
- the petG gene encoding cytochrome b6-f complex subunit V — encoded protein: MIEPLLLGIVAGLVPITLAGLFVAAYLQYKRIEEPRL
- the rsmD gene encoding 16S rRNA (guanine(966)-N(2))-methyltransferase RsmD translates to MRIYGNRLLKTLPGQATRPTSARVREAVFNIWQGDIEGCRWLDLCAGNGSMGAEALCRGADRVVGIEQSGRAISIIRQNWQGIIRPGQSMGVLRGDVRQKLNDLAGEQFDRIYFDPPYRSDLYEAVPCAIARLQLLCDTGELAIEHDPKLWKAVEIAGLERVRHKVYGNTAIAFYQIAQ